The genomic DNA CGGCGCTTCCCAGAACGCGCGCAGCGCCACCAGCTGCCCGGCTTCGTTGGCGCGGTAGGTGAAGACGCCATGGGTGGTGAAGTCGTGCCCGCCGATGGTGGTCACGATGTTGCCGACGTTGGCCTCCTCGTCGCCGCACTGGTAGGTGGTCTCGAAGTTGAACACGAGACTGTCGGTGGGGGCGATCGCCTTGTCCCAGAAGCCCGAAATGGCTTCCTTGCCTCGGTGCCCCTTGCCCTCGGGATCCAGGAACGACGGCCCGATCGGGTCCTGCACGATGGCGTCGTCGGCGAAGTTGGCCAGCCAGGCGTCCTTGTCGCGGGCGGCAACGGCATCGCGGGAACGCTTGCCGGCCAGGTGCGCGGGATGATTCGGATCGGAAACTGTCATGTCAGTCCTGCCAGCCGGAGTGGATGTGGATGTCGGCGTACCGCTTCAGTGAATCTTTCTTCTTTTCGATGAGGGCGTCAAAGGTCGCGCCGGACCCGACCTACTTCGGTCGGGACCGGCGCGACCCTCACGGCGTACGCCCAGGCAACTACTTGCCCGGCTTGTCGCTCGAGACGACCCACATCGAGTAGTACTGTGCGCCACCGCCGTACGCGTGACCGAGCGCCTTGCGGGCGCCCTCGACCTGGTGGTCACCGGCCTTGCCCATGACCTGGATGGCCGACTCGGCGAACCGGATCATGCCGGACGCGCCGATCGGGTTGGAGCTCAGCACACCGCCGGAGGCGTTGAACGGAATCCTGCCGCCGATGGCGGTCTCGCCGGCCTCGGTCAGCTTCCAGCCCTCACCCTCGGCGGCGAAGCCCAGGTTCTCCAGCCACATCGGCTCGAACCACGAGAACGGCACATAGACCTCGGCGCAGTCGATTTCGTCGATGGGGCTGGTGATGCCGGCGTCGCGCCACAGGGCGGCGGCGGCGTCGCGACCGGCCTGCGGGTTCACCTGGTCGCGGCCCGAGTAGGCCAGTGGTTCGGTCCGCAGTGCGGTGGCGTGGATCCAGGCCACCGGATGGCCCTCGGCGACGCGGGCGTCGGCTACTTCCTCGTTGCCGATCACCAGTGCGGCCGCGCCGTCCGATGACGGGCAGGTCTCGTCGAAACGGATTGGGTCCCAGAGCATCTGGGATGCCATCACCTTCTCGACGGTGATGTCGGGCTGGTGCAGATGGGCCAGTGGGTTCTTGGCGCCGTTGAGCCGGTCCTTGACCGCCACCATGGCGCCGATGTGCTCCGGCGCGCCCGAGCGGCGGATGTATGCGCGCACGTGCGGGGCGAAGTAGCCGCCCGCACCCGCGCCGACGGGCTTGGTGAACGGCACCGGAATGGACAACGCCCACATGGCGTTCGACTCGGACTGCTTCTCCCAGGCCATGGTCAGCACGCGGCGGTACTTGCCGGATTTCACCAGGCTGGCGGCGACGATCGCGGTCGAGCCACCCACCGAACCGGCGGTGTGCACGCGGATCAGTGGCTTGTTGGTGGCGCCGGTGGCGTCGGCCATGAACAGCTCGGGCATCATGACGCCCTCGAAGAAGTCCGGTGCCTTGCCGACGACGACCGCGTCGATGTCGGCCATCGTGCAGCCGGAATCGGCCAGTGCACGGTCGATCGCCTCGCGCACCAGGCCATTCATCGAGACGTCGAGCCGCTTGGCGACGTACTTGGTCTGTCCCGTGCCGAGGACGGCGGCTTTGTTCGCCATTAGTTCTTACCCTCCAGGACGGCAATCAGATTCTGTTGCAGCGCAGGACCACTCGTGGCATGAGCCAGCACGCGGCCCGCAGTGCCGTTGAAGATGTGTTCGGCGGCGAAGCCGATGCGCTCCAGACCCGCCGAGAACATCGGGTTGGCGGCCAGCGCGCCACCGGACGGGTTGATCTTCGTCGACTCACCAAGTCCGATGGCCTCTTTGAGGATCAGCTGCTGGTGGCTGAACGGCGCGTGCAGCTCGGCGATGTCGATCGAACCGGCGTCGCCGCCGGTGGCGACCTGCGCCGAGGCGGCGGTCGAGGGCGACGTCGTCAGGTCGCGGGCACCCAGGATCGGGGTCTCGATGCGGTGCTCGAAACCGGTGATCCAGGCCGGGTTTTCCCGCAGTTCCCGGGCCTTGTCGGCCGACGCCAGCACGATGGCGGCGGCACCGTCGGTGATCGGGGCGATGTCGTGGCGGCGCAGCGGGTCGGCGAAGAACGGCCGCGACAACAGGTCGTCGATGCTGCCGGTGACCTCTTCGCGGTCGGTGCGGCCGCCGGCGGCGAACGCGTCGAGCGCCACCTGAGCCATCTGCTCGGCGGTCCACTTGCCGGCGTCCAGACCGAAGCGGGCCTGCAGACCCGCCATCGACACGGCGTCCGGCCACAGCGGCGCGACGGTGTACGGGTCGGTCTGCAGGGCGAGCACCCGGCGCAGGGTGCCGGCGCTGCCCTTGCCGAAGCCGTAGACCAGCGCGGTATCGACCTCGCCCGTCAGGATCTTGATGTAGGCCTCGTACAGCGCCCAGGCCGCGTCCATCTCGACGTGCGATTCGTTGATCGGCGGGATGGCGCCGATCGAGTCGATCGCCGAGATGAAGGAAAATGCCCGGCCGGCAAGGTAATCCGACGAACCGGAGCACCAGAAGCCGATGTCGGTCTGCTTCAGGCCCAACTCGGTGTACAGCTTCTGGAAGCACGGCATCAGCATCTCGACGCCGTTGGTGGTGCCGTCAGTGCGGCGCACATGCGGGGCATGCGCGAACCCGACGACCGCTACGTCACTGGAAGTCATTGTTGCAGTTCCTTTTACAGGTGGTGCTTGTACGAGTCGTAGTCGGCGTCGGGTTCGCCGGACGGTTTGAAGTGCGAGATGTTGTCGATGCCCAGGCCCCACTCCTCGCGGGGCTTCCACACCGCCTCGACCCGCATGCCCATCCGGACGTCGGCCGCGTCGATCTCGGTGACCAGGTGCAGGAACGGGATGTCGGCGCCGTCGAGCAGCACGTAGGCGGCCACATACGGCGGTTTGATGCGCTGGCCGGCGAACGGGATGTTGATGATCGCGAAGGTGGTGACGGTGCCGCGATCGACCAGCTCGACGAATTCGTCGAGTTCCAGGCCGGTGGCCGGGTCGGCCTCCTTCGGCGGGAACAGCACCGGGCCGGGCTTGCCGTCGCGGCCCACCTTGGTGCGGCCGCCGAGCAGCTTGCCCTCCTGCAGACCACGCAGGAAGGTGCTCTCGGGAAGTGAAGCGGTGTGCTGGATTTCGATGGACGACGGCACGACCAGCATGGTCACCGGGTCGCGGTCATCAGCCGGCAACGGCTCGACAGCATCTTCGCCAGGCACGAAGTAGGCGATGTCGGTGATGGCGCCGACGGGTTCGTCGACCCAGTGCGCACGGACACGGTCACCGGCCTTCAGTGAACCCTCAGGGGCGTCGACGGCGTGCAGCAGCGGAGTGTCGGCGCCGTCGAGCTTGATCAGCGCCCAGGCGAACGGCTTCTGCAGGGGCTGGCCCTCCAGGGGCTCGGGCTGCCAGGTCCACGACACCACGGTGCCGACGCTGGAGACCGGAACCACCTCGGTCAGGGCCTCGTACGTGACAGGGTCATACTCGGCGGGAGGTACGTGTACCCGGCCGTCTGAACCGCGGGTGCCGACGATGCGTCGGCCGCGCAGCGCGGTGAAGAACTGACTCAGGACCGGACCGACTGAACGGGTGTAGTCGAATGACAGTTTCAGCGGAGCCGAAAGGGGCGGCTCATGGCCTGCCATCTGGGCTGGGCTGCTTTGGCTAACGCTCACGGCATCGAGTAGAACAGGTTCTAACAATCGTGGCAAGCACGTTCGGAAAGGCGGCCCCATGAAACTCGGTTTGCAGCTCGGATACTGGGGCGCCAAGCCGCCCACCGATCACGCGACGCTCGTCGCCGCGGCGGAAGAAGCGGGGTTCGACACCGTCTTCACCGCGGAGGCCTGGGGCTCGGATGCCTACACCCCGCTGGCCTGGTGGGGCCGGGAAACCACGCGGATGCGCCTGGGTACGTCGGTCATTCAGATGTCGGCCCGCACGCCCACGGCGTGCGCCATGGCAGCGCTGACGCTCGACCACCTGTCGGGTGGCCGCCACATCCTGG from Mycolicibacterium phocaicum includes the following:
- a CDS encoding nuclear transport factor 2 family protein, with product MTVSDPNHPAHLAGKRSRDAVAARDKDAWLANFADDAIVQDPIGPSFLDPEGKGHRGKEAISGFWDKAIAPTDSLVFNFETTYQCGDEEANVGNIVTTIGGHDFTTHGVFTYRANEAGQLVALRAFWEAPRTS
- a CDS encoding thiolase domain-containing protein; the encoded protein is MANKAAVLGTGQTKYVAKRLDVSMNGLVREAIDRALADSGCTMADIDAVVVGKAPDFFEGVMMPELFMADATGATNKPLIRVHTAGSVGGSTAIVAASLVKSGKYRRVLTMAWEKQSESNAMWALSIPVPFTKPVGAGAGGYFAPHVRAYIRRSGAPEHIGAMVAVKDRLNGAKNPLAHLHQPDITVEKVMASQMLWDPIRFDETCPSSDGAAALVIGNEEVADARVAEGHPVAWIHATALRTEPLAYSGRDQVNPQAGRDAAAALWRDAGITSPIDEIDCAEVYVPFSWFEPMWLENLGFAAEGEGWKLTEAGETAIGGRIPFNASGGVLSSNPIGASGMIRFAESAIQVMGKAGDHQVEGARKALGHAYGGGAQYYSMWVVSSDKPGK
- a CDS encoding thiolase domain-containing protein, with the protein product MTSSDVAVVGFAHAPHVRRTDGTTNGVEMLMPCFQKLYTELGLKQTDIGFWCSGSSDYLAGRAFSFISAIDSIGAIPPINESHVEMDAAWALYEAYIKILTGEVDTALVYGFGKGSAGTLRRVLALQTDPYTVAPLWPDAVSMAGLQARFGLDAGKWTAEQMAQVALDAFAAGGRTDREEVTGSIDDLLSRPFFADPLRRHDIAPITDGAAAIVLASADKARELRENPAWITGFEHRIETPILGARDLTTSPSTAASAQVATGGDAGSIDIAELHAPFSHQQLILKEAIGLGESTKINPSGGALAANPMFSAGLERIGFAAEHIFNGTAGRVLAHATSGPALQQNLIAVLEGKN
- a CDS encoding Zn-ribbon domain-containing OB-fold protein, yielding MSVSQSSPAQMAGHEPPLSAPLKLSFDYTRSVGPVLSQFFTALRGRRIVGTRGSDGRVHVPPAEYDPVTYEALTEVVPVSSVGTVVSWTWQPEPLEGQPLQKPFAWALIKLDGADTPLLHAVDAPEGSLKAGDRVRAHWVDEPVGAITDIAYFVPGEDAVEPLPADDRDPVTMLVVPSSIEIQHTASLPESTFLRGLQEGKLLGGRTKVGRDGKPGPVLFPPKEADPATGLELDEFVELVDRGTVTTFAIINIPFAGQRIKPPYVAAYVLLDGADIPFLHLVTEIDAADVRMGMRVEAVWKPREEWGLGIDNISHFKPSGEPDADYDSYKHHL